A stretch of DNA from Paenibacillus sp. FSL W8-0186:
TCCTCTGTTTCTATTAATAGCCGTTTGGCCTGCTGCATTCTGATCTTCAACACATAATCAACGAATTTTTCGCCCAGTTCCTCTTTAAATAACAGGCTAAGAGCGCTTGGCTGGAGTTTGAAAATATCGCTTACCCGGGCCAGGGACAGATCCGGATCGGCAAAATGCGCGTCAATATAGCCTTTGGCTTGCATCGCAATGCTGTGATGTCTTCTAGCCTGCCGGTCCTCATCAACACAAGCCTCGAACATCGCCATGATCCCCATGAACTGATATTCGAACTCATCCAGCGTTTCTGCCGTTTCGTTCAGGTGGGCGAACCGATGCTGAAAATCCTGCTTCCAAATTTGTTGAATGTTCGCTGATAACGCGTTAACCGTCTGATCCATCCGCTTGGCAAAAATATTTACAAGCCCAGTCATGTCTTGCTTCATAAACCGCATCTTTCTTAATTCCGTGAAAATCTGCGTCAATTTCTCACGCCAATCGCTCTCGTTCATTCGGAAGGATTGAACCGCCTGATCCAGAGCTTGCAGGTAAACGTAATTATCCAGGCTCAATTTGCCGGCGCTCTTACGATTATCAATGATCGTATTCGTTCCGAAAATCATTTTCAGTTCAACGTTGTCGTGCGCATTGCGGTAAGAATCCGCGACGGTTTCGATGGAATCGGAATCGGCGCCCACCCCAATCGTTATCGTAAGCTCCAGATGCTGATTGATCCATTTTTGGAATTCCTCCGCGTAGGCTGACGTCGTTTTGCTGCTGCGTGGATCGGCTGCAATATGCTGGATGACAAAAGCGATTCGATGCGGCTCCATCCAGACATCCCAAACAAATGAATGATGGTTTTGCCCTAGGTCGCGAAAGGCGCTCTCGATAATAAATTTTAGCAAATGCTGATCCTTGACCTTGTATTTGTCCGTAAAGCCAGAATAATGATCAATTTCCACCACGATAACCCCTAGCCGGTCATACGCTTCAGGCAGGCTCAAATCCGCAAGCTTCTGCTTGAATTCTTCGTCCGTTAAATACAGATGGCCCGCCAACAAGTCGCGAAAAAGACGCTGCTGCCGCAGTAAACAATCTTCCTTATGCAAATTCTCATAATCCAGAGACCTCTTAAGCAGATGATCCAATGCCATTTCTATAAAAGTGAACTCATTATTCGCCCCCTTGATGCCCAGCTCCTCACTTTTTCGGTTCGAAAACTGGCCTACCTTTTCCATAATGGAATGAATCGGCTTGTAGTGCATATGCGTTACGATGGTAAAGCCGACCAATGCCAATAAAATGATAAAGATTAGAATAAACATCCATACACTAGAGAAGAGAGACAAGATGTTATAACCGCTATCATATACCCCCTGGGAAACAAACCTCCAGCCCGTATAATCAGATTGAACCATAATCATGTCCGCCCCGCTGTCCAAAGCCTGTGGGGCATTATCATCGTCTTCTAATAGCAGCACTGAATTGGAATCGCTTTCATTTAGCGAGTTAAGATAGTCCATAAAAGATCGCTGGTACACATTTACGACAAAGGCACCACGTACTTCATCCCCCGTATAGGCGAACTTCACAAGCGAGACAACCTTCTGCTTGTCTTCGTCAAAAGCTGCATAGGCGAATAAGCGCGGGTCATGCCAGTCCGTCGACTCTTTCTTGTCATAGTTAAACATTAAAAATTCACGATCGCCAAAAGAGTCCAGCGCATACGAGCCAAGATCCGAAATAATCCGCTGCTCGTCCTCATTGTACATATAAATTGTATTGGAAAAAGGCAGGGCTAGACTTAATTCGATAATTTTCTTCTGCAGCATGAAATCATCTACAGCATGCTTGGGCCGATCGGAAAAATACTCCTGGATATCGTTATCCATTAACAATTTGCTGACTACATTGCGTTCAATTAACATCAAATTGGCATCCAGATTAAAGACCATACGATTCAAGATCGCGTTGTTGGTCTCCTTGTACTTCTTCTCAGAGGCATTATTCAATACAAGGAAAATAATAAAGATCATCGAGGAAATGATGACGAAGAGAATAGGAGCATATGAAAGAATCGTTCGATAATACCAGTTCATTTTCATAGAGCTAATCTCCCCAAAAGCAGTTTCATAGATTATAAGAGGAAACTATCTGTATTGTTAATTAACATTTTATTAGGGGTTCTCTTTTTTTATTCCTGGGCCATATATTCGCTGTGAAGGCCTGTTTAACCTGCAAAATTTAAAGAATATCGGACAATTAAATCCTTGGTTTACAA
This window harbors:
- a CDS encoding helix-turn-helix domain-containing protein; the protein is MKMNWYYRTILSYAPILFVIISSMIFIIFLVLNNASEKKYKETNNAILNRMVFNLDANLMLIERNVVSKLLMDNDIQEYFSDRPKHAVDDFMLQKKIIELSLALPFSNTIYMYNEDEQRIISDLGSYALDSFGDREFLMFNYDKKESTDWHDPRLFAYAAFDEDKQKVVSLVKFAYTGDEVRGAFVVNVYQRSFMDYLNSLNESDSNSVLLLEDDDNAPQALDSGADMIMVQSDYTGWRFVSQGVYDSGYNILSLFSSVWMFILIFIILLALVGFTIVTHMHYKPIHSIMEKVGQFSNRKSEELGIKGANNEFTFIEMALDHLLKRSLDYENLHKEDCLLRQQRLFRDLLAGHLYLTDEEFKQKLADLSLPEAYDRLGVIVVEIDHYSGFTDKYKVKDQHLLKFIIESAFRDLGQNHHSFVWDVWMEPHRIAFVIQHIAADPRSSKTTSAYAEEFQKWINQHLELTITIGVGADSDSIETVADSYRNAHDNVELKMIFGTNTIIDNRKSAGKLSLDNYVYLQALDQAVQSFRMNESDWREKLTQIFTELRKMRFMKQDMTGLVNIFAKRMDQTVNALSANIQQIWKQDFQHRFAHLNETAETLDEFEYQFMGIMAMFEACVDEDRQARRHHSIAMQAKGYIDAHFADPDLSLARVSDIFKLQPSALSLLFKEELGEKFVDYVLKIRMQQAKRLLIETEDSIQSIAEQIGYQNVNSFYRAFKKLQDVPPGEFRNMYRTI